In Planctomycetota bacterium, the following are encoded in one genomic region:
- a CDS encoding trypsin-like peptidase domain-containing protein produces MFRSLLLLLAACLCVDVSAAQDFVPGRREAVGVVQGPYDGNGLAESTVYDHLFDFQGPWASLVFTNVNLGTSSRLEIISNLDGSVEEFVGGTMANCQGRSSLFNGGQIVVRLHVAPNDRGVGFRLDSADVGQHQFTERSLCGEDNRSRSTDNRIARFIKFNTNGSIGICTAYLSSAGIFITAGHCFDADGDGNRDANNGYRVEFNVPSSNSNGTIVFAAPQDQYPVNNSQFLHDPSVIAGRDFACFDTTTNSSGQHPQQRQGYFRLCGTGTFLVGADLRVTGHGDDTGINYATQQTSTGQVLSNLSVGLPVPHWYAFYQADTEAGSSGSPLFVDSRPGYAAGIHTDGGCSLEFPPAGNAGTDIRLPALNAMLADFPGPDSRFVDRTHAHRVTTMGSGTPLDPDWNVTRSATTVANGGTVYITDGTYNDIGRFDRPQRWVAPFGGVRIGVP; encoded by the coding sequence TCGGCGTCGTGCAAGGCCCGTACGACGGCAATGGCCTCGCCGAATCGACCGTCTACGACCATCTCTTTGACTTCCAGGGCCCCTGGGCCTCGCTCGTCTTCACCAACGTCAACCTCGGCACGTCCAGCCGCCTCGAGATCATCTCGAACCTCGACGGCAGCGTCGAGGAGTTCGTCGGCGGCACCATGGCCAACTGCCAAGGCCGCTCCTCGCTCTTCAACGGCGGCCAGATCGTGGTGCGGCTGCACGTCGCGCCGAACGATCGGGGCGTGGGCTTCCGCCTCGACTCCGCCGACGTCGGTCAGCACCAGTTCACCGAACGCTCTCTCTGCGGCGAGGACAACCGTTCACGCTCCACCGACAACCGCATCGCGCGATTCATAAAGTTCAACACCAACGGCAGCATCGGCATCTGCACAGCGTACCTCTCGAGCGCCGGCATCTTCATCACCGCAGGCCACTGTTTCGACGCCGACGGCGACGGCAACCGCGACGCCAACAACGGCTACAGAGTCGAGTTCAACGTGCCCTCGTCAAACTCCAACGGCACGATCGTCTTCGCGGCGCCGCAGGATCAGTACCCGGTGAACAACTCGCAGTTCCTCCACGACCCGAGCGTGATCGCAGGACGCGACTTCGCCTGCTTTGACACCACCACGAACAGCAGCGGCCAGCACCCGCAACAGCGCCAAGGGTACTTCCGTCTCTGCGGAACCGGCACATTCCTCGTCGGCGCCGACCTGCGCGTCACGGGGCACGGGGACGATACCGGCATCAACTATGCCACCCAGCAGACCTCGACAGGTCAGGTGCTGAGCAACCTGAGCGTTGGTTTGCCCGTCCCGCATTGGTACGCCTTCTACCAGGCCGACACCGAAGCCGGAAGCTCAGGTTCTCCCCTCTTCGTCGACTCCAGGCCCGGCTACGCCGCCGGCATCCACACCGACGGAGGGTGCTCGCTCGAGTTCCCTCCCGCAGGCAACGCCGGGACCGATATCCGCCTGCCCGCGCTCAACGCCATGCTCGCCGATTTCCCCGGACCAGACTCCCGCTTCGTGGATCGGACGCACGCCCACCGCGTCACCACCATGGGAAGCGGCACACCATTGGACCCGGACTGGAATGTCACTCGCTCCGCCACCACCGTCGCCAACGGCGGCACCGTGTACATCACCGACGGCACGTACAACGACATCGGCCGCTTCGACCGCCCGCAGCGCTGGGTCGCCCCCTTCGGCGGGGTCCGCATCGGCGTTCCCTGA
- a CDS encoding M12 family metallo-peptidase: MWRLPLRFGLFAAALVMPGAAPGQSIAPPSVPVVPARALGPAIDGGTRTTLALPADLPATFAVDIPAGPHAGRLILTKYLVRASNSRVLVEDEPGRLTPVKPAPASTYRGTVEGVEGAQVAASIIDGQLHAIIFTPGGQTWGIEPAPNPDLANQHVVYTTADMRASPGTCGLTTTPNPLDPDALIEAANVELDEFRLQTLLWARIAFDADYEYYNVNRRDPARVQAEIELLLNATNLAYERACRLSHVLGDIIIRTTEDDPYTGNDSVALRDQFRAHWIGNHQGVSRDIAYMMSGRTFTDNHIGIAFLGGMCGSPHSGNGYAISASFVSTFIQRVTLMAHELGHTWNAEHCNQLDPPVTPCTIMCSAIDSCSPVGAPDFDPYSAAVIRQFAAGRTCLDPNSPIIWVDFNYSGSTPNGSYTTPFTTFNAALAFAQPGQTIAIKGGSSNETTGRITTPLTLEAFPDATTIGR, encoded by the coding sequence ATGTGGCGCCTACCCCTCAGATTCGGCCTCTTCGCCGCCGCCCTGGTGATGCCCGGCGCCGCGCCCGGCCAGTCGATCGCGCCCCCGTCCGTCCCCGTCGTGCCCGCTCGCGCACTCGGCCCGGCGATCGACGGCGGCACGCGCACCACCCTCGCGCTCCCCGCCGATCTCCCCGCCACCTTCGCAGTTGACATCCCGGCCGGACCGCACGCCGGACGGCTGATTCTCACCAAGTACCTCGTTCGTGCGAGCAACTCCCGCGTCCTCGTCGAGGACGAACCCGGGCGCCTCACCCCCGTCAAGCCCGCACCCGCATCCACCTACCGCGGCACCGTCGAAGGCGTCGAAGGCGCCCAGGTCGCGGCGTCCATCATCGACGGCCAACTCCACGCGATCATCTTCACGCCCGGCGGCCAAACCTGGGGCATCGAGCCCGCCCCCAACCCAGACCTCGCGAACCAGCACGTCGTCTACACCACGGCCGACATGCGCGCGTCGCCGGGCACCTGCGGCCTGACGACCACGCCCAATCCTCTCGACCCCGACGCCCTCATTGAAGCGGCCAACGTCGAGCTCGATGAGTTCCGCCTCCAGACCCTCCTCTGGGCGCGCATCGCCTTCGACGCCGACTATGAGTACTACAACGTCAACCGCCGCGACCCCGCCCGCGTCCAGGCCGAGATCGAGCTGCTCCTCAACGCCACCAACCTCGCGTACGAGCGCGCCTGCCGCCTCAGCCATGTGCTCGGCGACATCATCATCCGCACGACAGAGGATGACCCGTACACGGGAAATGATTCCGTCGCGCTCCGCGACCAGTTCCGCGCGCATTGGATCGGTAACCATCAGGGAGTCTCTCGCGACATCGCCTACATGATGTCCGGCAGGACGTTCACCGACAATCACATCGGCATCGCGTTCCTGGGCGGCATGTGCGGCAGCCCTCACAGCGGCAACGGCTACGCCATCTCGGCCTCCTTCGTCAGCACCTTCATCCAGCGAGTCACGCTCATGGCCCACGAGCTCGGCCACACGTGGAACGCCGAGCACTGCAACCAGCTTGATCCCCCGGTCACGCCGTGCACCATCATGTGCTCGGCCATCGACAGTTGCTCGCCGGTGGGCGCCCCAGACTTTGATCCCTACTCCGCCGCCGTCATCCGCCAGTTCGCCGCCGGCCGCACCTGCCTCGACCCCAACAGCCCCATCATCTGGGTCGACTTCAACTACTCCGGCTCCACCCCCAACGGCAGCTACACCACGCCGTTCACGACCTTCAACGCCGCCCTCGCCTTCGCCCAGCCCGGACAGACCATCGCCATCAAGGGCGGCTCCAGCAACGAAACCACAGGCCGCATCACCACGCCCCTCACCCTCGAAGCCTTCCCCGACGCGACCACCATCGGGCGCTGA